In Daphnia pulicaria isolate SC F1-1A chromosome 9, SC_F0-13Bv2, whole genome shotgun sequence, a single genomic region encodes these proteins:
- the LOC124313176 gene encoding translocating chain-associated membrane protein 1-like, translated as MVAKPRKTSSKNPPILSHEFVIQNHADIVSCVAMVFVVGLMFQTTQPLASIFIAMHHNATPVEELTYGQEMTYTTGFKDLCAVFFYTLIGVVVHAVIQEYILDKIKTKLHLSKVKQSKFNESGQLLLFYIVAVLWGGDVIFREGLLFNVSALWRDYPNIAMTFMFKFFFIVQMAYWLHCYPELYFQKVKREDMPARITYATIYLVSIAAAYVMNFTRLALCLLVLHYAAETVFHVARLIHFADKPFVAAKAFSVWNILFVVTRLASIILSVSTFWFGLADNESVSFVVRVSGLAAVVALQVYMLQRFLTFHLSRRRESSRLKSTAEAEAKKAKQDKKAKKAREAAKKSSEENEISELPEVDQNTNKNLRQRGAAKSK; from the exons atggttGCGAAGCCGCGCAAAACCTCGTCGAAAAATCCCCCAATTCTTAGCCATGAATTCGTCATTCAGAATCATGCCGATATCGTTTCGTGTGTGGCTATGGTCTTTGTCGTCGGTTTAATGTTCCAG ACCACCCAGCCACTTGCTTCAATCTTCATTGCTATGCATCACAATGCGACACCTGTCGAAGAACTGACATATGGACAAGAAATGACCTACACCACAGGCTTCAAGGATCTGTGTGCGGTGTTCTTCTACACTCTTATCGGTGTTGTTGTTCATGCTGTGATTCAGGAATACATTTTGGAT AAAATCAAGACCAAGCTTCACTTGTCCAAAGTCAAGCAGAGCAAGTTCAATGAATCTGGCCAGCTGTTGCTCTTCTACATTGTCGCTGTCCTCTGGGGTGGAGATGTCATTTTCCGTGAAGGGCTCCTCTTCAACGTCTCAGCACTTTGGAGAGACTACCCCAACATTGCCATGACGTTCATGTTCAAGTTCTTCTTCATTGTCCAAATGGCTTACTGGCTCCACTGCTACCCAGAGCTGTACTTCCAAAAGGTCAAGCGTGAAGACATGCCAGCAAGAATCACTTATGCCACCATCTACCTGGTGTCCATTGCTGCTGCATACGTCATGAACTTTACCCGGCTCGCTCTCTGCCTTCTCGTCCTCCACTACGCTGCCGAGACGGTCTTCCACGTCGCCCGGCTCATCCACTTTGCCGATAAACCTTTCGTCGCAGCAAAAG CATTCTCCGTCTGGAACATTTTGTTCGTCGTCACTCGCCTTGCTTCCATCATCCTGTCCGTTTCGACCTTTTGGTTCGGTCTGGCCGACAACGAATCGGTGAGCTTTGTCGTCCGAGTCTCTGGGTTGGCCGCAGTCGTCGCTCTCCAAGTCTACATGCTCCAACGCTTCCTGACCTTCCACTTGAGCCGACGCCGTGAATCTTCCCGTCTCAAGTCCACTGCCGAAGCCGAGGCTAAGAAGGCCAAGCAGGACAAGAAGGCCAAGAAAGCTCGCGAAGCTGCCAAGAAGAGTTCGGAGGAGAACGAAATCAGCGAATTGCCTGAAGTCGACCAAAATACAAATAAGAACTTGCGCCAGCGTGGAGCCGCCAAGTCCAAGTAA
- the LOC124313120 gene encoding meiosis-specific nuclear structural protein 1-like translates to MTQRDLEKKFLSRKLSTATAEDLKNEAFRRKIVESSIEIRELESKLKMAYILKERKKQLDEKESIRVMEKVMTLQEREETEKQLKLDHELEIRKLLYEKWKKEKYCQELVKQAEQYRAAKQLELMKERKLDDMYLQEILMAELRRERQEREDRERKKRRLAEELDNCIRLQNQWKAIQKLIEMEEDRLIEECQVQRRRLSHMQQQERKEKADKLAAIRQQLQKALEVEERRRREREELWVEYGCEEREDLETKKAAELEKMTQAQRIKWNEDMTEQLRLLELKKKAMKEEELNERLWMLEQAALEEQAEREAADKRHKDLTQLQKEQAALLEERRQQRKLEFAEKEEERRREEMRQQAEDQAIAEERRRILEQHAPLLIGFMPPGVFRDMAEIRSLPENVQAQFRRHVRIQDDPDLW, encoded by the exons ATGACTCAAAgagatttggaaaaaaagtttttatctaGAAAATTGTCTACTGCTACAGCCGAAGATCTCAAAAATGAAGCATTCAG GCGTAAAATCGTCGAGAGTAGCATTGAAATAAGAGAACTGgagtcaaaattgaaaatggcatACATTCTGAAAGAACGAAAGAAACAGCTggatgaaaaagaatcaatCAGAGTTATGGAAAAG GTAATGACCTTGCAAGAGAGGGAGGAAACAGAAAAGCAGTTAAAATTGGACCATGAATTGGAAATCAGAAAACTGCTGTATGAAAagtggaagaaggaaaagtatTGCCAGGAGCTGGTGAAACAAGCAGAACAATACAGGGCTGCTAAGCAGCTTGAGTTGATGAAGGAACGAAAACTGGATGACATGTACTTGCAAGAGATTCTCATGGCTGAACTGAGAAGAGAACGACa GGAACGAGAAGATAGAGAGAGGAAGAAGCGCCGTCTAGCAGAAGAATTGGACAACTGCATCAGACTACAGAATCAATGGAAAGCAATCcagaaattgattgaaatggaagaagatagATTGATTGAAGAATGTCAGGTCCAGCGACGTCGGTTAAGTCACATGCAACAACAAGAACGGAAAGAAAAAGCAGATAAACTTGCAGCCATCCGCCAACAGCTTCAAAAAGCCTTGGAAGTCGAGgag CGCCGGCGCCGTGAAAGAGAAGAATTATGGGTCGAGTACGGATGCGAGGAGAGAGAGGACCTGGAAACGAAAAAGGCCGCGGAATTGGAGAAGATGACCCAAGCCCAGCGTATCAAGTGGAATGAAGATATGACAGAACAATTGCGCCTACTTGAGCTCAAGAAGAAAgctatgaaagaagaagaactcaaCGAACGATTATGG aTGTTGGAGCAAGCCGCGCTGGAGGAACAAGCCGAACGTGAAGCTGCTGATAAAAGGCACAAGGATCTCACGCAATTGCAAAAAGAACAAGCGGCATTGCTTGAAGAGCGACGCCAACAGAGGAAACTCGAATTCGccgaaaaagaggaagaacgTCGCAGGGAAGAGATGCGCCAACAGGCCGAAGATCAGGCCATCGCCGAGGAGAGACGACGAATCTTGGAGCAACACGCACCACTGTTGATTGGTTTCATGCCACCTGGCGTATTCCGCGACATGGCCGAAATCAGATCGTTGCCTGAAAATGTTCAGGCCCAATTTCGGCGACACGTCCGCATTCAAGATGACCCTGATCTGTGGTGA
- the LOC124313522 gene encoding monocarboxylate transporter 5-like encodes MIIQGFLFSVTFGCQCLFLALVPRALFGSENLNRIFGVSMFFGGIGILIGPPIAGLIVDITPGRSYWLALVFASVMELLSAIATIGALFFANPK; translated from the exons ATGATTATCCAAGGTTTCTTATTCAGCGTGACTTTCGGCTGTCAGTGTTTATTTCTCG CTCTCGTTCCGCGTGCGCTTTTCGGAAGTGAAAATTTGAATCGAATCTTCGGCGTCTCTATGTTTTTCGGAGGGATTGGCATTCTTATTGGTCCACCGATT GCAGGACTTATTGTGGATATCACGCCAGGTCGCTCTTATTGGTTGGCCTTGGTCTTCGCTTCTGTCATGGAACTTTTATCGGCAATCGCAACAATAGGCGCGCTGTTCTTCGCTAATCCAAAATAA